Proteins from a genomic interval of Channa argus isolate prfri chromosome 11, Channa argus male v1.0, whole genome shotgun sequence:
- the dynll1 gene encoding dynein light chain 1, cytoplasmic, producing MSDRKAVIKNADMSEDMQQDAVECATQALEKYNIEKDIAAYIKKEFDKKYNPTWHCIVGRNFGSYVTHETKHFIYFYLGQVAILLFKSG from the exons ATGTCTGACAGAAAGGCAGTGATCAAAAATGCCGACATGTCGGAGGACATGCAGCAGGACGCCGTGGAGTGTGCCACACAGGCCCTGGAGAAGTACAACATCGAGAAAGATATCGCTGCATACATCAAAAAG GAATTTGACAAGAAATACAACCCCACCTGGCACTGCATCGTTGGGAGAAACTTTGGCAGCTACGTGACTCATGAAACcaagcattttatttacttctaCTTGGGTCAGGTGGCCATTCTGCTGTTCAAGTCCGGCTGA